The following proteins come from a genomic window of Musa acuminata AAA Group cultivar baxijiao chromosome BXJ1-7, Cavendish_Baxijiao_AAA, whole genome shotgun sequence:
- the LOC103990680 gene encoding zinc finger CCCH domain-containing protein 32, whose amino-acid sequence MESGGGREAIRPVTAEEEAMKRNTDCVYFLASPLTCKKGSDCEYRHSEGARINPRDCWYWLNGNCLNTKCSFRHPPLDSLFAKPMPTSGSVPPPQTAPLTRAPPAHSLSNNINKQSVPCHYFQWGQCLKGERCPYLHGTQASVALVSQQAAKASKLLPEPPQTSKKDRLQNATMQQNVTELNLDNPKTIVNMQIEMPSATTKLVTKAENAPNAELSENKRLPFFPLDDEPPAAPQNVITTNCGHTLSKPWSHQIQATNEQPENGRDTDEFLREYSPGFDVLVEDDIKDPDYFHNEDDFRMTSAHGGQNLEPEDDYDYHHSDYELITKTGRDRSNDRGKYDNYEQTRGRHGWEPKTSERFLDKPPSHGGVVLDREAKLDEMDGSDLRHQLLKQRRLNGSRSTDSRDGHGEHSQRKEDNVQERDYGHHFRDRRQFPPKNSLSTRLQGRIAFPRRSLTDRASNLLLEKERGRGLQGRLSPVRRLNSQVRHPERIRQQPTEEFGKDSRSIGNRPSRRVDANSIDFAGPKSLAELKGAKINDSSQEQLIISTNVNTKLIKAKPGKVEGLQELDNSPLFEGPRPLSSILKRKREMAYADNEISTSQYDSNQGGGESAINESVSAVILSLQSVHPVEAGREGDHTIGSHKEQDVGAVDGVITTEDGELTYDDIQSSTKADAVETEDGMGLENVEEEELENYCQRDGGFDYESGDFKANNDENAFQGNEEELDDEDDFARKVSVMLS is encoded by the exons ATGGAATCTGGCGGCGGGCGAGAAGCGATCCGGCCTGTGACGGCGGAGGAAGAGGCGATGAAGAGGAACACGGACTGTGTCTATTTTTTGGCGTCCCCATTGACCTGCAAGAAG GGGAGTGATTGTGAGTATCGTCACAGTGAAGGTGCCAGGATTAATCCCAGGGATTGCTGGTATTGGTTAAATGGTAACTGCCTCAATACAAAATGTTCATTCCGCCATCCG CCACTCGATTCCCTGTTTGCAAAACCGATGCCTACTTCAGGATCAGTTCCACCTCCTCAAACTGCACCACTAACAAGAGCCCCACCCGCACATTCTCTTTCTAACAATATCAATAAACAAAGTGTTCCATGCCACTATTTCCAATGGGGTCAGTGTTTGAAAGGTGAAAGGTGTCCCTACTTGCATGGGACGCAGGCATCTGTCGCTCTTGTTTCGCAGCAGGCTGCAAAGGCTTCTAAACTTCTTCCTGAACCACCACAAACCAGTAAGAAGGATAGACTGCAGAATGCTACCATGCAACAGAATGTCACTGAACTCAATCTTGATAACCCAAAGACGATTGTTAACATGCAAATTGAAATGCCATCTGCTACCACAAAGCTTGTTACCAAAGCGGAGAATGCTCCTAATGCCGAATTATctgaaaataaaagattgccATTTTTTCCACTGGATGATGAGCCTCCTGCAGCGCCACAGAATGTTATTACCACTAACTGTGGTCATACTCTGAGCAAACCATGGAGTCACCAGATACAGGCTACAAATGAGCAACCCGAGAACGGAAGGGATACTGATGAGTTCTTGAGGGAATATTCCCCTGGCTTTGATGTACTTGTGGAAGATGATATTAAAGATCCTGATTACTTTCACAATGAAGATGACTTCAGAATGACGTCAGCTCATGGTGGTCAGAACTTGGAACCTGAAGATGATTATGACTACCACCACAGCGATTATGAACTTATAACCAAGACTGGAAGGGATCGAAGCAATGATAGAGGAAAGTATGACAACTATGAGCAGACCCGTGGAAGGCATGGCTGGGAACCAAAGACTTCTGAGAGGTTTTTGGACAAACCACCATCACATGGAGGAGTGGTGCTTGACAGAGAGGCAAAACTTGATGAGATGGATGGCTCGGATTTACGCCATCAATTACTCAAACAAAGAAGGCTTAATGGTTCAAGATCTACCGATAGTCGTGATGGTCATGGTGAGCACTCTCAAAGGAAGGAGGACAATGTTCAGGAGAGAGATTATGGTCATCATTTCCGAGATCGAAGGCAATTTCCTCCTAAAAATTCCTTGAGCACTCGTCTTCAAGGTAGAATAGCATTCCCTAGGAGATCTTTAACTGATAGGGCGAGCAATTTGCTCTTGGAGAAAGAGAGAGGCAGGGGACTTCAAGGCAGATTGTCACCAGTAAGGCGACTAAACTCCCAAGTGAGGCATCCTGAAAGAATCAGACAGCAACCAACTGAGGAATTTGGTAAAGATAGTAGGAGTATTGGAAACAGGCCATCTAGAAGAGTTGATGCAAATTCTATAGATTTTGCTGGTCCAAAATCTCTTGCAGAGCTGAAAGGTGCAAAGATTAATGATAGTTCTCAAGAGCAATTAATCATAAGTACCAATGTTAATACCAAGCTGATTAAAGCTAAACCTGGAAAAGTTGAGGGGCTTCAGGAATTGGATAATTCACCATTGTTTGAAGGTCCAAGGCCATTGAGTTCCATCCTGAAGAGgaaaagagagatggcatatgcagaCAATGAAATTTCTACCAGTCAATATGATAGCAATCAAGGTGGTGGAGAATCTGCTATCAATGAATCTGTTTCTGCAGTGATTTTAAGTCTGCAATCAGTTCATCCAGTTGAAGCCGGAAGGGAGGGCGATCATACAATTGGTAGCCACAAAGAACAAGATGTTGGAGCGGTTGATGGTGTGATCACTACAGAAGATGGGGAACTAACATATGATGATATCCAGTCTTCAACCAAAGCTGATGCTGTTGAAACTGAAGATGGTATGGGTTTGGAAAATGTGGAAGAGGAAGAGCTGGAGAATTATTGTCAGAGAGATGGGGGCTTCGATTATGAATCAGGGGATTTTAAAGCAAACAATGATGAGAATGCATTCCAGGGCAATGAAGAGGAGTTGGATGATGAGGATGACTTTGCTAGAAAGGTCAGTG